From Macaca mulatta isolate MMU2019108-1 chromosome 1, T2T-MMU8v2.0, whole genome shotgun sequence, the proteins below share one genomic window:
- the YIPF1 gene encoding protein YIPF1 isoform X2, translating into MTCNLKLLAGQKKSSPFWTFEYYQTFFDVDTYQVFDRIKGSLLPIPGKNFVRLYIRSNPDLYGPFWICATLVFAIAISGNLSNFLIHLGEKTYHYVPEFRKVSIAATIIYAYAWLVPLALWGFLMWRNSKVMNIVSYSFLEIVCVYGYSLFIYIPTAILWIIPQKAVRWILVMIALGISGSVLSMTFWPAVREDNRRVALATIVTIVLLHMLLSVGCLAYFFDAPEMDHLPTTTATLNQTVAAAKSS; encoded by the exons TTACTTGCTGGACAGAAGAAAAGCTCGCCCTTCTGGACATTTGAATACTACCAAACATTCTTTGATGTGGACACCTACCAG GTCTTTGACAGAATTAAAGGGTCTCTTTTGCCAATACCCGGGAAAAACTTTGTGAGGTTATATATCCGCAGCAATCCAGATCTCTATG GCCCCTTTTGGATATGTGCCACGTTGGTCTTTGCCATAGCAATTAGTGGGAATCTTTCCAACTTCTTGATCCATCTGGGAGAGAAGACATACCATTATGTGCCCGAATTCCGAAAAG TGTCCATAGCAGCTACCATCATCTATGCCTACGCCTGGCTGGTTCCTCTTGCACTCTGGGGTTTCCTCATGTGGAGAAACAGCAAAGTTATGAACATCGTCTCCTATTCATTTCTGGAGATTGTGTGTGTCTATGGATATTCCCTCTTCATTTATATCCCCACCGCA atACTGTGGATTATCCCCCAGAAAGCTGTTCGTTGGATTCTAGTCATGATTGCCCTGGGCATCTCAGGATCTGTCTTGTCAATGACATTTTGGCCAGCTGTTCGTGAGGATAACCGACGGGTGGCATTGGCCACAATTGTGACAATTGTGTTGCTTCATATGCTGCTTTCTGTGGGCTGCTTG GCATACTTTTTTGATGCACCAGAGATGGACCATCTCCCAACAACTACAGCTACTCTGAACCAAACAGTTGCTGCAGCCAAGTCCAGCTAA
- the YIPF1 gene encoding protein YIPF1 isoform X3 yields the protein MWRNSKVMNIVSYSFLEIVCVYGYSLFIYIPTAILWIIPQKAVRWILVMIALGISGSVLSMTFWPAVREDNRRVALATIVTIVLLHMLLSVGCLAYFFDAPEMDHLPTTTATLNQTVAAAKSS from the exons ATGTGGAGAAACAGCAAAGTTATGAACATCGTCTCCTATTCATTTCTGGAGATTGTGTGTGTCTATGGATATTCCCTCTTCATTTATATCCCCACCGCA atACTGTGGATTATCCCCCAGAAAGCTGTTCGTTGGATTCTAGTCATGATTGCCCTGGGCATCTCAGGATCTGTCTTGTCAATGACATTTTGGCCAGCTGTTCGTGAGGATAACCGACGGGTGGCATTGGCCACAATTGTGACAATTGTGTTGCTTCATATGCTGCTTTCTGTGGGCTGCTTG GCATACTTTTTTGATGCACCAGAGATGGACCATCTCCCAACAACTACAGCTACTCTGAACCAAACAGTTGCTGCAGCCAAGTCCAGCTAA
- the YIPF1 gene encoding protein YIPF1 isoform X1, which produces MAAVDDLQFEEFGNAATSLAANPDATTVNIEDPGETPKHQPGPPRGSGREEDDELLGNDDSDKTELLAGQKKSSPFWTFEYYQTFFDVDTYQVFDRIKGSLLPIPGKNFVRLYIRSNPDLYGPFWICATLVFAIAISGNLSNFLIHLGEKTYHYVPEFRKVSIAATIIYAYAWLVPLALWGFLMWRNSKVMNIVSYSFLEIVCVYGYSLFIYIPTAILWIIPQKAVRWILVMIALGISGSVLSMTFWPAVREDNRRVALATIVTIVLLHMLLSVGCLAYFFDAPEMDHLPTTTATLNQTVAAAKSS; this is translated from the exons aatttgGCAATGCAGCCACTTCTCTGGCAGCAAACCCAGATGCCACCACAGTAAACATTGAGGATCCTGGTGAAACCCCAAAACATCAGCCAGGACCCCCAAGAGGCTCAGGAAGAGAAGAAGATGATGAGTTACTGGGAAATGATGACTCTGACAAAACTGAG TTACTTGCTGGACAGAAGAAAAGCTCGCCCTTCTGGACATTTGAATACTACCAAACATTCTTTGATGTGGACACCTACCAG GTCTTTGACAGAATTAAAGGGTCTCTTTTGCCAATACCCGGGAAAAACTTTGTGAGGTTATATATCCGCAGCAATCCAGATCTCTATG GCCCCTTTTGGATATGTGCCACGTTGGTCTTTGCCATAGCAATTAGTGGGAATCTTTCCAACTTCTTGATCCATCTGGGAGAGAAGACATACCATTATGTGCCCGAATTCCGAAAAG TGTCCATAGCAGCTACCATCATCTATGCCTACGCCTGGCTGGTTCCTCTTGCACTCTGGGGTTTCCTCATGTGGAGAAACAGCAAAGTTATGAACATCGTCTCCTATTCATTTCTGGAGATTGTGTGTGTCTATGGATATTCCCTCTTCATTTATATCCCCACCGCA atACTGTGGATTATCCCCCAGAAAGCTGTTCGTTGGATTCTAGTCATGATTGCCCTGGGCATCTCAGGATCTGTCTTGTCAATGACATTTTGGCCAGCTGTTCGTGAGGATAACCGACGGGTGGCATTGGCCACAATTGTGACAATTGTGTTGCTTCATATGCTGCTTTCTGTGGGCTGCTTG GCATACTTTTTTGATGCACCAGAGATGGACCATCTCCCAACAACTACAGCTACTCTGAACCAAACAGTTGCTGCAGCCAAGTCCAGCTAA